In Vigna unguiculata cultivar IT97K-499-35 chromosome 3, ASM411807v1, whole genome shotgun sequence, a single genomic region encodes these proteins:
- the LOC114176779 gene encoding 60S ribosomal protein L38-like, producing MNCDPDLYLLKRRPNNCVSSAVGTLKTQVTMPKQIHEIKDFLLTARRKDARSVKIKRSRDVVKFKVRCSKYLYTLCVFDPEKADKLKQSLPPGLSVQDL from the exons ATGAATTGCGACCCCGACCTCTACTTATTGAAGAGGCGCCCAAATAACTGTGTTTCTTCGGCCGTCGGCACTCTCAAAACGCAAGTCACAATG CCTAAGCAGATCCACGAGATTAAGGATTTCCTTCTGACGGCGCGGAGGAAGGATGCGAGGTCGGTGAAAATCAAGAGAAGCAGAGATGTGGTTAAGTTCAAGGTTCGATGTTCCAAGTATTTGTACACGCTTTGTGTCTTTGATCCTGAGAAAGCCGATAAATTGAAGCAATCTCTTCCTCCTG GTTTGAGTGTTCAAGACCTGTAA